One region of Pogona vitticeps strain Pit_001003342236 chromosome 1, PviZW2.1, whole genome shotgun sequence genomic DNA includes:
- the LOC140708143 gene encoding uncharacterized protein LOC140708143 has protein sequence MNFKTIWKNYQVVVVTIPIVLMMHFTWYKIKDNPIFNPSIASPFDPEPDVVSHVETGKTK, from the coding sequence ATGAACTTTAAAACCATATGGAAGAACTACCAGGTTGTAGTTGTTACGATACCAATTGTTCTGATGATGCATTTCACCTGGTATAAAATCAAGGACAATCCTATTTTCAATCCAAGTATTGCAAGCCCCTTTGATCCAGAGCCTGATGTTGTGTCACATGTtgaaacaggaaaaacaaaataa
- the MKKS gene encoding molecular chaperone MKKS, producing the protein MLTGISSGTMASVDIKKPSLCTSEPLAKESLSHALSVFSKIVRSCYGPTGRLKQLHNGLGGCVRTSSQSSVLLSGLSGSHPVLKLLTASVQNHLARFSDCGLFTTIVCCNLLEKFQDTQVAPCTFIKISQHLLSQCIDYLTSEACGCRIPVDFSSSKILLGLVRSILTSKPTCMLSRKEADHISILLLEAFLFTIPQEVRTGAVLGKCLYVPVKNKRVMDSAVYSGLLIEISELHVTNVPPIKRGPLGAIKMALFCASLSGDLANSGEGVLTVHQGISLEAMVLHQLLNLGKQMVRDGVGLVVCQKVIHPALQQYLKENCVVAVERVGIALMEPLQQMTGSQPISSLQLLSPACYGHLKDLQTRCFATKCFFHLIPSDPIVCSLVLCNRNETAWDELKLACQTAEHALQLTIRDPWVLLGGGCTETHLSSYIRHTSSAPTEGTLELLGCSQAEFQQVADSFCCSLASVACCLEHDQGSMLLDTNWGHSWSLLPGTPSRSDWSAFLSKCGCGLCQKEMPGLSWQMLQCPWSPFLPKSVHESSVSSIDNPILDCFAAKKNALQVGVETAHLLIDLSYVIEDRN; encoded by the exons ATGTTGACTGGTATTTCATCTGGAACAATGGCTTCTGTTGACATTAAAAAACCTTCCTTATGTACAAGTGAACCTTTAGCTAAGGAGAGCCTTAGTCATGCTCTGTCTGTATTCAGTAAAATAGTAAGATCCTGCTATGGCCCCACAGGTAGGCTCAAGCAGCTTCACAATGGGTTGGGTGGATGTGTCCGCACATCATCTCAGTCTTCTGTTTTGCTTAGTGGCCTTTCAGGCAGTCATCCGGTGTTAAAGCTCCTGACGGCTTCTGTGCAGAATCATCTGGCACGCTTCAGTGACTGTGGCTTGTTTACAACCATTGTTTGCTGCAACCTGCTTGAAAAATTTCAAGACACGCAGGTTGCTCCATGTACTTTCATTAAAATCAGCCAACACCTTTTGAGTCAGTGCATTGACTATCTTACTTCTGAAGCATGTGGTTGTAGAATACCAGTAGATTttagcagttctaagattcttctTGGTCTGGTGCGGAGTATATTAACCAGCAAACCTACCTGCATGCTTAGCAGAAAGGAAGCAGATCATATCAGTATTTTGCTACTAGAAGCCTTTCTGTTTACAATCCCACAAGAAGTCCGCACTGGTGCGGTGCTAGGAAAATGTCTCTACGTCCCTGTGAAAAATAAGAGGGTTATGGATTCTGCTGTCTATTCTGGACTTCTTATTGAAATCTCAGAATTGCATGTGACAAATGTGCCTCCCATCAAAAGAGGCCCTTTGGGTGCAATCAAGATGGCACTTTTCTGTGCCTCTCTATCTGGAGATCTTGCTAACAGTGGAGAAGGAGTCCTTACTGTCCATCAAGGAATTTCTTTAGAAGCAATGGTCTTACATCAGTTGCTTAATTTAGGCAAGCAGATGGTAAGAGACGGTGTAGGCCTTGTCGTCTGCCAGAAGGTTATCCACCCAGCTTTACAACAGTACCTGAAGGAGAACTGTGTTGTGGCAGTCGAGCGAGTTGGGATAGCATTGATGGAGCCCCTGCAGCAAATGACAG GTTCTCAGCCGATCTCTTCTCTACAGCTTCTGTCCCCTGCTTGTTATGGTCATTTAAAGGACTTGCAAACTCGGTGTTTTGCTACGAAGTGCTTTTTTCATCTAATTCCCAGTGACCCAATTGTCTGCAGTTTGGTGCTATGTAACAGGAACGAAACAGCATGGGATGAGCTGAAG CTTGCTTGTCAAACTGCAGAACATGCTTTGCAATTAACCATCCGTGATCCCTGGGTATTGCTAGGCGGTGGCTGTACGGAAACCCACTTGTCCTCATACATAAGGCACACG AGTTCTGCTCCGACCGAGGGCACTTTGGAATTGCTAGGCTGTTCGCAGGCAGAGTTCCAGCAAGTGGCGGATTCCTTCTGCTGCTCCCTGGCGTCTGTCGCTTGCTGCCTAGAGCATGATCAAGGCAGCATGCTCCTTGATACAAATTGGGGTCATTCCTGGTCTCTCCTGCCTGGCACTCCCAGCAGGTCTGATTGGTCTGCCTTCCTTTCAAAGTGTGGGTGTGGCCTTTGCCAGAAGGAGATGCCAGGCCTCAGCTGGCAAATGTTACAGTGTCCCTGGAGTCCTTTCCTGCCCAAAAGTGTCCACGAGTCTTCTGTGTCTTCTATTGATAATCCCATTCTGGACTGTTTTGCTGCAAAAAAGAATGCTTTGCAAGTTGGAGTCGAGACAGCCCATCTACTGATAGATCTGTCGTACGTAATTGAAGACCGCAATTAG